From one Rattus norvegicus strain BN/NHsdMcwi chromosome 7, GRCr8, whole genome shotgun sequence genomic stretch:
- the Dusp6 gene encoding dual specificity protein phosphatase 6 isoform X1 — MIDTLRPVPFASEMAISKTVAWLNEQLELGNEQLLLMDCRPQELYESSHIESAINVAIPGIMLRRLQKGNLPVRALFTRCEDRDRFTRRCGTDTVVLYDENSSDWNENTGGESVLGLLLKKLKDEGCRAFYLEDEARGKNCGVLVHCLAGISRSVTVTVAYLMQKLNLSMNDAYDIVKMKKSNISPNFNFMGQLLDFERTLGLSSPCDNRVPAQQLYFTAPSNQNVYQVDSLQST; from the exons ATGATAGATACGCTCAGACCCGTGCCCTTCGCGTCGGAAATGGCGATCAGCAAGACGGTGGCGTGGCTCAACGAGCAGCTGGAGCTGGGCAACGAACAGCTGCTGCTGATGGACTGCCGACCGCAGGAGCTGTACGAGTCGTCGCACATCGAATCTGCCATCAACGTGGCCATCCCGGGCATCATGCTGCGGCGTCTGCAGAAGGGCAACCTGCCGGTGCGCGCGCTATTCACGCGCTGCGAGGACCGGGACCGCTTTACCAGGCGCTGCGGCACCGACACCGTGGTGCTCTACGACGAGAACAGCAGCGACTGGAATGAGAACACAGGTGGAGAGTCGGTCCTCGGGCTGCTGCTCAAGAAACTCAAAGACGAGGGCTGCCGGGCGTTCTACCTTGAAG ATGAAGCCCGAGGCAAAAACTGTGGTGTCCTGGTGCATTGCTTGGCGGGCATCAGCCGCTCCGTCACGGTGACAGTGGCTTACCTTATGCAGAAGCTCAACTTGTCCATGAACGATGCTTATGACATTGTCAAAATGAAGAAGTCCAACATCTCTCCCAACTTCAACTTCATGGGCCAGCTGCTTGACTTTGAAAGGACCCTGGGACTCAGCAGCCCCTGTGACAATCGTGTCCCCGCACAGCAGCTCTACTTCACCGCGCCCTCCAACCAGAATGTCTACCAAGTGGACTCCCTGCAATCTACGTGA
- the Dusp6 gene encoding dual specificity protein phosphatase 6 — translation MIDTLRPVPFASEMAISKTVAWLNEQLELGNEQLLLMDCRPQELYESSHIESAINVAIPGIMLRRLQKGNLPVRALFTRCEDRDRFTRRCGTDTVVLYDENSSDWNENTGGESVLGLLLKKLKDEGCRAFYLEGGFSKFQAEFALHCETNLDGSCSSSSPPLPVLGLGGLRISSDSSSDIESDLDRDPNSATDSDGSPLSNSQPSFPVEILPFLYLGCAKDSTNLDVLEEFGIKYILNVTPNLPNLFENAGEFKYKQIPISDHWSQNLSQFFPEAISFIDEARGKNCGVLVHCLAGISRSVTVTVAYLMQKLNLSMNDAYDIVKMKKSNISPNFNFMGQLLDFERTLGLSSPCDNRVPAQQLYFTAPSNQNVYQVDSLQST, via the exons ATGATAGATACGCTCAGACCCGTGCCCTTCGCGTCGGAAATGGCGATCAGCAAGACGGTGGCGTGGCTCAACGAGCAGCTGGAGCTGGGCAACGAACAGCTGCTGCTGATGGACTGCCGACCGCAGGAGCTGTACGAGTCGTCGCACATCGAATCTGCCATCAACGTGGCCATCCCGGGCATCATGCTGCGGCGTCTGCAGAAGGGCAACCTGCCGGTGCGCGCGCTATTCACGCGCTGCGAGGACCGGGACCGCTTTACCAGGCGCTGCGGCACCGACACCGTGGTGCTCTACGACGAGAACAGCAGCGACTGGAATGAGAACACAGGTGGAGAGTCGGTCCTCGGGCTGCTGCTCAAGAAACTCAAAGACGAGGGCTGCCGGGCGTTCTACCTTGAAG GTGGCTTCAGTAAGTTCCAGGCCGAGTTCGCCCTGCACTGCGAGACCAATCTAGACGGCTCGTGCAGCAGCAGCTCCCCGCCCTTGCCAGTGCTGGGACTCGGGGGCCTGAGGATCAGCTCCGACTCTTCCTCGGACATTGAGTCTGACCTTGACCGAGACCCCAATAGTGCAACGGACTCCGATGGCAGCCCGCTGTCCAACAGCCAGCCTTCCTTCCCGgtggagattttgcccttcctTTACCTGGGCTGTGCCAAGGACTCTACTAACTTGGACGTGTTGGAAGAGTTTGGCATCAAGTACATCTTGAACGTCACCCCCAATCTGCCCAATCTGTTTGAGAATGCAGGGGAGTTCAAGTACAAGCAAATTCCTATCTCTGATCACTGGAGCCAAAACCTGTCCCAGTTTTTCCCTGAGGCCATTTCTTTCATAG ATGAAGCCCGAGGCAAAAACTGTGGTGTCCTGGTGCATTGCTTGGCGGGCATCAGCCGCTCCGTCACGGTGACAGTGGCTTACCTTATGCAGAAGCTCAACTTGTCCATGAACGATGCTTATGACATTGTCAAAATGAAGAAGTCCAACATCTCTCCCAACTTCAACTTCATGGGCCAGCTGCTTGACTTTGAAAGGACCCTGGGACTCAGCAGCCCCTGTGACAATCGTGTCCCCGCACAGCAGCTCTACTTCACCGCGCCCTCCAACCAGAATGTCTACCAAGTGGACTCCCTGCAATCTACGTGA